Proteins from one Haloarchaeobius litoreus genomic window:
- a CDS encoding ABC transporter substrate-binding protein: MARDLDRRSFLKSAGAAAATTTMTASAGCIGDLVGGGSGGTLVYGRGAASETLDPQATTSGEVAKVTNQVYDALIGFEPGGSALVESLATDFELNGTTATLQLREDATFHNGDDFTADDFIATYRRFLDENYEYFFEEGSIYGPYLLGSVNEVTAPDDYTVEFDISKQYAPFLANLAAFALVVLPKSEIEAGTDFSSNMVGTSAFEFESLDEGSGTIRLSGYGDYYGDGPNVDEVVFEVVGENSTRGSSLNAGELDIIDGLDPQTITQVEDGEGEIHRTAGMNVGYLAMNIAEFEPFQDKKVRKAMNYAIDTEELASSVYEGIAVPASQPIPDSIMGYNEELDPYPHDPEQAQTLLEEAGYGDGFEFELATFQNPRAYNPSPVQAAETVRSYLGEVGITANIEQKTWETYLTYTGEGSHDACFLGWMTDNGDPDNFYYALLHPQVESSSDQDYVEWGTEGMNTSNRAAWANNEFMGLVEQGQTTYDEGERESLYQEAGSVFHEECPWVPLVHTEEVRATGTNVSNYVVELIGGPFLNQVELE, translated from the coding sequence ATGGCACGAGATCTGGATCGACGAAGCTTCCTCAAATCGGCGGGTGCCGCCGCAGCAACGACGACGATGACCGCGAGCGCGGGGTGTATCGGCGACCTCGTCGGTGGCGGCAGCGGTGGAACACTCGTCTACGGACGCGGTGCCGCATCCGAGACACTAGACCCGCAGGCGACGACCAGCGGCGAGGTCGCCAAGGTGACGAACCAGGTGTACGACGCGCTCATCGGCTTCGAGCCGGGCGGCTCCGCACTCGTCGAGTCGCTCGCGACCGACTTCGAGCTGAACGGGACGACCGCGACACTACAGCTCCGCGAGGACGCGACGTTCCACAACGGCGACGACTTCACGGCCGACGACTTCATCGCGACGTACCGCCGCTTCCTCGACGAGAACTACGAGTACTTCTTCGAGGAGGGCTCTATCTACGGACCCTACCTCCTCGGGTCGGTGAACGAGGTCACGGCACCGGACGACTACACCGTCGAGTTCGATATCTCGAAGCAGTACGCCCCGTTCCTCGCGAACCTCGCGGCGTTCGCGCTGGTCGTGCTGCCGAAGTCCGAGATCGAGGCCGGCACCGACTTCTCGTCGAACATGGTCGGCACGAGCGCGTTCGAGTTCGAGAGCCTCGACGAGGGCTCGGGGACGATCCGCCTCTCCGGCTACGGCGACTACTACGGTGACGGCCCCAACGTGGACGAGGTCGTCTTCGAGGTCGTCGGCGAGAACTCCACCCGTGGATCCTCGCTCAACGCAGGCGAACTCGACATCATCGACGGGCTCGACCCGCAGACCATCACGCAGGTCGAGGACGGGGAGGGTGAGATCCACCGCACTGCGGGGATGAACGTCGGCTATCTCGCGATGAACATCGCCGAGTTCGAGCCGTTCCAGGACAAGAAGGTCCGGAAGGCGATGAACTACGCCATCGACACCGAGGAGCTGGCCAGCAGCGTCTACGAGGGTATCGCGGTGCCCGCGAGCCAGCCCATTCCGGACTCCATCATGGGGTACAACGAGGAGCTCGACCCGTACCCGCACGACCCCGAGCAGGCACAGACGCTGCTCGAGGAGGCCGGCTACGGCGACGGCTTTGAGTTCGAGCTCGCGACGTTCCAGAACCCGCGGGCGTACAACCCGTCGCCGGTGCAGGCTGCCGAGACGGTCCGCTCGTACCTCGGCGAGGTCGGCATCACGGCGAACATCGAGCAGAAGACGTGGGAGACGTACCTCACCTACACCGGTGAGGGGAGCCACGACGCCTGCTTCCTCGGCTGGATGACCGACAACGGCGACCCGGACAACTTCTACTACGCCCTGCTCCACCCGCAGGTGGAGTCGAGCTCCGACCAGGACTACGTCGAGTGGGGCACCGAGGGGATGAACACGAGCAACCGTGCCGCCTGGGCGAACAACGAGTTCATGGGCCTCGTCGAGCAGGGACAGACGACCTACGACGAGGGCGAGCGCGAGTCGCTCTACCAGGAGGCCGGCTCCGTCTTCCACGAGGAGTGCCCCTGGGTCCCGCTGGTCCACACCGAGGAGGTCCGTGCGACCGGCACGAACGTCTCGAACTACGTCGTCGAGCTCATCGGTGGGCCGTTCCTGAACCAGGTCGAGCTCGAGTAA